The genomic window AGGCGCCCCAATGCTTGTCGCCCCAAGCAAAACTCCGCTCAGCGCACCAACGGCTGCGGTCAATGATGGGGTTGGATGTCTGGAGTAGCGAATACCGCTCATCAGCGCCAAGCTGAAAACAACCACCGCCCCGCCGATGAGGCGCCGCGAGGAGGACGGGTCAAGAGACGTAAGCAAAGCACTCCCAATCGGCACAGTCAGGCATGCCGGCGCCGTCAGTAGTATGAGCCGGCCCAGTCGAACGTCTCCATAAATGGCGGGGACCATGATAAGGGCCGCTGCGGTCTCGATGGCTAAGACGATGATGATGGCCGGAACTCCTCCGAGCACAACACTCAGCAGGGGCGTCATCAGCATTGCGCCGCCGAATCCCGTGATGCCGCGTAAAACCCCCGCGAGCATAACGGTAAAAATGACGAGCCCTATAGTCATCGCGCGCCCACCCCCGCGTATCGAAATCGCGAGCCCGCACCGGAATACGAGGGCTGCGGATTTTTCACCTGCCGGCTGATCAACGGACTTCAGAACGATCGCTCACAGAACCTCAATGCGTATCGTCTTCATCCTCTGACGCACTCAGCACCAACTCCCTGATCTGAGAGCGCATTGCAATGACCTCAGGATCGGCTTCGTCCCGCGGCCGCGCGGCCTTAATCTCGATGACCGCACGCACAGAACCGGGTCGGCCAGCCATCACGATAACCTTGTCCGCGAGATAAACTGCTTCCTCAATGCTATGAGTGACAAATAGCACTGTCTTGCGCTGCTGCTCCCATATGCGCAGAAGCTCGCGCTGCAAATTGTTGCGCGTATACGCATCGAGCGCGCCGAACGGCTCATCCATCAGCAAGGCTTCAGGATGCACGGCGAGCGCGCGCGCGATCGCAACGCGTTGCTTCATCCCGCCGGAAAGCTCAGATGGATAACTCTTCGCAAACTTCGACAGCCGAACGAGCCGAAGGTAATTCGCGACAATTTCATCCCGCTCCTTTCTTGACGTACCCAGAACGTCCAGGCCAAAGCCGATGTTGTCTTCAACCGAGAGCCAGGGAAACAGGGCAAATTCTTGGAACACCATGACGCGGCTCGCTCTTGGCCGCGTCACCTGGTTGCCGCCGACAAGGACCTCACCCGTGGTCGGCTGGAGAAATCCGGCGACAATATTGAGCAAAGTCGACTTTCCGCCTCCACTTGGACCGACGATGCATGCGAATTCCTTCTCCGCAATGCCAAGCGTCGTACTGGAGAGAGCTTCGACTGGAGCGCCCCTTCGCGGAAAGAAGGTTTTGCTGACATCCCTGATGTCTACAAAAGGCTTCGAGGGTGCTGGAGTTGGTGCCATTCGCGCAAACGAGACAATAGAGTTCGATGAATACGACATGAGTTAAGCTGCCATCCAACCAGCGTCGACATTAAGCGCATGCCCGGTCACCAGATCTGCTGCAGGAGAAGCAAGATAAATTGCAGCGCCGACCAGATCATCGGGAGAACCAAATCGCCCGCTCGGAATGCGCTGACGCATGCCACGTTCGTAGTTTTTATCTGTCATCCGTGATGCTGTGAGATCAGTCAGTATCATTCCGGGGCAAATTGCATTCACCGTAATGGAATGCTTCGACCACTCAACCGCGAGAGCTCTTGTGAGGCCGAGCATCCCGGCTTTGGCTGCGCTGTATGCGACTGCAGAATGGATATTCGGAGCAACATGCCCCATGACGGAAGCGATGTTGATGATTCGCCCGGAGTGACCAGCTTTTATCAATTCAGATCCGACGTGCCGCGCACACAAAAACGCGCCGGTCAGATTGATGTCGATAATTCTCTGCCAGGTCGCGGTGGGATAGGATTCCGCCGGCCCAAGCACATTGATGCCGGCATTGTTGACGAGGATATCGATCCTACCAATATCCTCTGCGACGCGGTCGAGCGCCTCATCGACGGAGGCCTCATCTGTCACGTCGCATTGATAGGCCGAGATGCCGACTTCCTTGGCATTCACGTTTTCCACAGCCACATCGAGCACGGCAACTTTCGCTCCGGCCGCATGGAAAGCCGACGCGATCGCCCATCCGATTCCTCGTCCGCCGCCTGTCACGACCGCGACTTTGCCTTGAAGGGAAAAGAGACTCGCGGGATTCTTCATCTTCATTTCGCCTTCCGCAGTTCTAGCCATGATACCAAACCAGCAATCTGCTCTGGATGAGACGCAAGACACCCTCCATCACGATCCCCATAAAGCCGATGGCAATCATTCCGACGAAAATCACATCCGTGCGGAGGAAGTTGCGGGCATCTTCGATCATAAATCCAAGGCCTGATGTCGCCGCAACAAGTT from Nitrobacteraceae bacterium AZCC 1564 includes these protein-coding regions:
- a CDS encoding putative membrane protein YfcA (product_source=COG0730; cath_funfam=1.20.5.70; cog=COG0730; ko=KO:K07090; pfam=PF01925; superfamily=52518; transmembrane_helix_parts=Inside_1_4,TMhelix_5_27,Outside_28_36,TMhelix_37_59,Inside_60_65,TMhelix_66_88,Outside_89_97,TMhelix_98_117,Inside_118_128,TMhelix_129_151,Outside_152_160,TMhelix_161_183,Inside_184_189,TMhelix_190_208,Outside_209_217,TMhelix_218_237,Inside_238_238) gives rise to the protein MTIGLVIFTVMLAGVLRGITGFGGAMLMTPLLSVVLGGVPAIIIVLAIETAAALIMVPAIYGDVRLGRLILLTAPACLTVPIGSALLTSLDPSSSRRLIGGAVVVFSLALMSGIRYSRHPTPSLTAAVGALSGVLLGATSIGAPPVILFLLSGPDPAKTTRAILTVFISITSLVGVVATLHNAERSAPPASWVCLLCVIYLGSIFVGMKLFHKLNDFGARLIALTLMLIFGVITVVIG
- a CDS encoding NitT/TauT family transport system ATP-binding protein (product_source=KO:K02049; cath_funfam=3.40.50.300; cog=COG1116; ko=KO:K02049; pfam=PF00005; smart=SM00382; superfamily=52540) encodes the protein MSYSSNSIVSFARMAPTPAPSKPFVDIRDVSKTFFPRRGAPVEALSSTTLGIAEKEFACIVGPSGGGKSTLLNIVAGFLQPTTGEVLVGGNQVTRPRASRVMVFQEFALFPWLSVEDNIGFGLDVLGTSRKERDEIVANYLRLVRLSKFAKSYPSELSGGMKQRVAIARALAVHPEALLMDEPFGALDAYTRNNLQRELLRIWEQQRKTVLFVTHSIEEAVYLADKVIVMAGRPGSVRAVIEIKAARPRDEADPEVIAMRSQIRELVLSASEDEDDTH
- a CDS encoding NAD(P)-dependent dehydrogenase (short-subunit alcohol dehydrogenase family) (product_source=COG1028; cath_funfam=3.40.50.720; cog=COG1028; pfam=PF13561; superfamily=51735) encodes the protein MKMKNPASLFSLQGKVAVVTGGGRGIGWAIASAFHAAGAKVAVLDVAVENVNAKEVGISAYQCDVTDEASVDEALDRVAEDIGRIDILVNNAGINVLGPAESYPTATWQRIIDINLTGAFLCARHVGSELIKAGHSGRIINIASVMGHVAPNIHSAVAYSAAKAGMLGLTRALAVEWSKHSITVNAICPGMILTDLTASRMTDKNYERGMRQRIPSGRFGSPDDLVGAAIYLASPAADLVTGHALNVDAGWMAA